From Quercus lobata isolate SW786 chromosome 1, ValleyOak3.0 Primary Assembly, whole genome shotgun sequence, one genomic window encodes:
- the LOC115950199 gene encoding uncharacterized protein LOC115950199 — MPWSRLLEAKKYISDSDKVMKWNDSAGRKAFHSAKSRYWAKINGLPCKFSLPNPDIYIDNIDWDSKVDPQLFLDLEVAKEQKNNNVIDNSFQLILDQPIKPTGWDISCSDIIFNKPLTGMIVGDCGVGENNKNGINSWECSNYLGASDDNDWKVVGKKNENCRSRVYGKECKPPRPRCMNPRFQADHGFRRN; from the coding sequence ATGCCATGGAGTAGGTTATTGGAGGCCAAAAAGTACATATCCGACTCTGACAAGGTGATGAAGTGGAACGATTCAGCAGGAAGGAAGGCCTTCCACAGTGCAAAGAGTAGGTATTGGGCTAAGATCAATGGCCTTCCATGCAAGTTTTCCTTGCCCAATCCAGATATTTATATCGATAATATTGATTGGGACTCCAAGGTTGATCCTCAACTTTTTCTGGACTTGGAAGTTGCCaaggaacagaaaaataataatgtgatTGACAAttcttttcaattaattttagaCCAACCCATCAAGCCAACTGGTTGGGATATATCATGtagtgatattatttttaacaagCCTTTGACTGGTATGATTGTAGGAGATTGTGGGGTTGGTGAGAATAATAAGAATGGTATCAATTCATGGGAGTGTAGCAATTATCTTGGTGCAAGTGATGACAATGATTGGAAAGTTGTGGgaaaaaagaatgagaattGTAGGAGCAGAGTGTATGGCAAGGAATGCAAGCCCCCAAGGCCAAGGTGTATGAATCCAAGGTTTCAAGCAGATCATGGGTTTcgaagaaattaa